One window from the genome of Fulvivirga lutea encodes:
- a CDS encoding head GIN domain-containing protein, which yields MKSIIYTALLLTISHFSFGFGPDVTHETIELAEFSAIYVNSGYTVYLKQSNKQEVRVEALSEIFDLTKFEVENGILHINIERKPKDPDASIWAKIDDIKIAPTMNVYISVRDISTIRVNGSGKVISENSLASNTLDLAIAGSGSMNLDVKGKEITTQLSGSGDIKLKGYATSNNITMSGSGSIHAFECDLQYAEVEQSGSGICEITVTEELEAKVYGSGSIKHKGSTKSVTKKVYGSGEIDRAY from the coding sequence ATGAAACAATTGAATTAGCTGAATTTTCGGCTATTTATGTCAATTCAGGATATACTGTTTATTTAAAGCAATCCAATAAACAAGAAGTGAGAGTAGAAGCCCTTTCTGAGATTTTTGACTTGACCAAGTTTGAGGTAGAAAATGGCATTCTCCACATTAACATAGAAAGAAAACCAAAAGACCCTGATGCAAGTATTTGGGCAAAAATTGATGATATTAAAATAGCTCCTACCATGAATGTGTATATCAGTGTGAGGGATATTAGCACAATAAGAGTAAATGGTAGCGGAAAGGTAATTTCTGAAAATTCGCTTGCATCAAACACTTTAGATTTAGCCATTGCGGGCTCAGGCAGCATGAATCTGGATGTGAAAGGTAAAGAAATTACCACCCAGTTATCAGGTAGTGGAGATATTAAACTGAAGGGCTATGCCACCTCCAATAACATTACCATGAGCGGTAGTGGCTCTATTCATGCCTTTGAGTGCGATTTACAATATGCAGAAGTGGAACAAAGTGGATCTGGTATATGCGAAATAACAGTGACTGAAGAACTAGAAGCCAAAGTCTACGGTAGTGGAAGTATCAAACACAAAGGTTCTACCAAGTCAGTTACTAAAAAGGTGTATGGTAGCGGTGAGATTGATAGGGCTTATTGA